From the Halorhabdus utahensis DSM 12940 genome, one window contains:
- a CDS encoding FG-GAP repeat protein: MTDRRRFLSLCSIAGTGVLAACISNREGKETQSRDLPTNFSETAIKSPTESPTPTTSLTETNEVKTQAAKVYPTDGDSGDWFGRSVAMSSEGATAIITTLFEEGTNGDGAGSAYIFETSGESWDQQARLTPDDGNSEDWFGRSVAMSSDGTTTIIGATGDEDPNGDLAGSAYVFEDNDNSWGQQAKLTPGDGDREDFFGVSAAVSSDGTSAIIGAHRDKNSNGEEAGSAYVFQDRNGSWSQQAKLTPVDGDSGNRFGMSVAMSSDGTRAIIGAQNHDPSDGEIAGSAYVFKADDGSWSQQAKLTPDDGESNDGFGSAAAVSGDATTAIISAHRDKNSNGEEAGSAYVFQDRNGSWSQQAKLTPDDGDSTDWFGSPVTLSSSGATAIIGASQDEDPNGEQAGSAYIFEANGGSWSQQAKLASADGDSGDRFGVSMAVSDDATTALIGAPHDEDPNGKRAGSAYVFTL, from the coding sequence ATGACTGATAGAAGACGATTCCTCAGCCTCTGTAGCATTGCTGGGACTGGTGTTCTCGCTGCCTGTATCAGCAATCGCGAGGGGAAAGAAACGCAATCGCGTGACCTGCCGACCAACTTTTCTGAGACAGCGATCAAATCACCAACGGAGTCACCAACCCCCACTACGTCACTCACGGAAACAAATGAAGTGAAAACACAAGCAGCTAAAGTGTATCCCACCGATGGCGACAGTGGTGACTGGTTCGGCCGGTCAGTAGCAATGTCGAGTGAGGGGGCCACTGCTATAATCACCACGCTCTTTGAGGAAGGCACCAACGGCGATGGAGCAGGCTCGGCATACATATTCGAAACCAGTGGCGAGTCCTGGGATCAACAAGCCAGACTCACCCCTGATGATGGCAACAGTGAAGACTGGTTCGGCAGATCTGTGGCCATGTCGAGTGACGGGACCACTACGATTATCGGGGCCACCGGCGACGAAGATCCCAATGGCGATTTAGCGGGCTCGGCGTACGTCTTCGAAGACAACGACAACTCATGGGGTCAGCAGGCTAAACTCACCCCTGGCGATGGCGACAGAGAAGACTTCTTTGGCGTGTCAGCGGCAGTATCAAGTGACGGGACTTCTGCTATTATCGGGGCCCATAGGGACAAGAACTCCAACGGCGAGGAGGCGGGCTCGGCGTACGTGTTCCAGGACCGTAACGGATCCTGGAGCCAGCAGGCCAAGCTCACTCCAGTTGATGGCGACAGTGGAAATAGATTTGGTATGTCAGTGGCCATGTCAAGTGACGGGACCAGGGCAATCATTGGTGCCCAGAATCATGACCCTTCTGATGGTGAGATTGCAGGATCGGCGTACGTGTTCAAGGCCGACGACGGATCTTGGAGTCAACAAGCCAAACTCACGCCTGACGATGGCGAGAGTAACGACGGATTCGGCTCGGCAGCGGCAGTATCGGGTGACGCCACGACTGCAATCATTAGTGCCCACAGGGACAAGAACTCCAACGGCGAGGAGGCGGGTTCGGCGTACGTGTTCCAGGACCGTAACGGATCCTGGAGCCAGCAGGCCAAGCTCACTCCGGATGATGGCGACAGTACGGACTGGTTTGGCTCCCCAGTGACACTGTCAAGTTCTGGAGCCACTGCCATTATCGGCGCTTCTCAAGACGAGGACCCAAACGGCGAACAGGCAGGCTCGGCATACATCTTCGAGGCAAATGGCGGATCTTGGAGCCAGCAGGCCAAACTCGCCTCAGCTGATGGCGACAGTGGAGACAGATTCGGTGTATCAATGGCAGTGTCTGATGATGCTACCACCGCACTCATTGGTGCCCCCCACGACGAAGATCCAAACGGAAAACGAGCGGGTTCGGCTTACGTGTTCACCTTGTAG
- a CDS encoding 2Fe-2S iron-sulfur cluster-binding protein, with the protein MVEALGIALGIGFTFTAVLLHYAKGTGWEPAEDISTTLLERRAAAVPETDFPEPMNRSIGGGGAAIPAGGDAEGELADGDADEADQGFDPEAIPEDEVEHYEIEFAKEGKTIEVANNETILEAGEDEDWDLPYSCRQGQCLSCSGHVEDGPAEDFVKHSNNDTLSEEEMENGYCLTCTAHPTTDFTIETSETP; encoded by the coding sequence ATGGTTGAGGCACTGGGCATCGCACTCGGGATCGGATTCACGTTCACCGCGGTGCTCCTCCACTATGCGAAGGGGACTGGCTGGGAGCCTGCCGAAGACATCTCCACCACGCTGCTCGAACGGCGAGCGGCCGCCGTTCCGGAGACCGACTTTCCGGAACCGATGAACCGGTCGATCGGCGGTGGCGGCGCGGCAATCCCGGCAGGCGGCGATGCTGAGGGCGAACTCGCCGACGGCGACGCTGACGAGGCAGACCAAGGCTTCGATCCCGAGGCGATCCCGGAGGACGAGGTTGAACACTACGAGATCGAATTTGCGAAGGAAGGCAAGACGATCGAGGTGGCAAACAACGAGACGATCCTGGAGGCCGGCGAGGACGAGGACTGGGACCTTCCGTATTCCTGCCGTCAGGGCCAGTGTCTGTCCTGTTCGGGCCACGTCGAGGACGGCCCGGCCGAGGACTTCGTGAAACACTCGAACAACGACACGCTGAGCGAGGAGGAGATGGAAAACGGCTACTGTCTGACCTGCACGGCCCACCCGACCACGGACTTCACGATCGAGACCAGCGAGACGCCCTGA
- a CDS encoding thiolase domain-containing protein: MSTPIAGVGMTKFGEMADRTGRDLFAEAGETAIEDAGIDRGEIDALYLGNFMGELSERQGHMGPLMAKMLGLDVPATRVESACASGGMAVRQGIQAVRAGTADVVLVGGVERMHNMGTTGATGGLSVAADDLWEIKHGITFPGAYALMAKRYFETHGGDREDLAEVAVKNHANAANNPLAQYQTEITIEKVLDAFPVADPLGLFDASPITDGAAAAIIVSEEYAAEHDLDAPVSITGTGQGTDDLALQHRDSITWTPATADAAEEAYADAGIDADDVDFLEVHDCFTIAEVLALEGLGLYDEGEAITAAREGETTADGELPVNLSGGLKAKGHPVGATGLAQISEMTKLFRGDHVNSDAVEDAEVGLTHNAGGTVASAVVHVLEVEQ, from the coding sequence ATGTCCACACCGATCGCTGGAGTCGGAATGACGAAGTTCGGCGAAATGGCCGACCGGACGGGTCGGGATCTGTTCGCCGAAGCCGGCGAGACAGCAATCGAAGACGCGGGAATCGACCGCGGAGAGATCGACGCGCTCTATCTCGGGAATTTCATGGGCGAACTCTCCGAGCGCCAGGGCCACATGGGTCCGTTGATGGCCAAAATGCTCGGGTTGGACGTCCCTGCGACGCGCGTCGAAAGCGCCTGTGCCTCGGGCGGGATGGCCGTCCGACAGGGCATTCAGGCTGTGCGTGCCGGCACTGCCGACGTCGTCCTCGTCGGCGGGGTCGAGCGGATGCACAACATGGGAACCACCGGCGCGACCGGCGGGCTCTCGGTCGCGGCCGACGATCTCTGGGAGATCAAACACGGGATCACCTTCCCCGGCGCGTACGCCCTGATGGCGAAGCGATACTTCGAGACCCACGGCGGCGACCGCGAGGATCTCGCCGAGGTCGCGGTCAAGAACCACGCGAACGCCGCGAACAACCCGCTTGCGCAGTACCAGACCGAGATCACGATCGAGAAGGTCCTCGACGCGTTCCCGGTCGCCGATCCGCTGGGGCTGTTCGACGCCAGTCCGATCACCGACGGCGCGGCCGCGGCGATCATCGTCAGCGAGGAGTACGCCGCCGAGCACGACCTCGACGCGCCGGTATCGATCACCGGAACCGGTCAGGGAACGGACGATCTCGCGCTGCAACACCGGGACTCGATCACCTGGACGCCCGCGACGGCCGACGCCGCCGAAGAAGCCTACGCCGACGCCGGCATCGACGCCGACGACGTCGACTTCCTCGAAGTCCACGACTGCTTTACGATCGCTGAAGTCCTGGCGCTCGAAGGATTGGGACTCTACGACGAAGGCGAAGCGATCACCGCCGCCCGCGAGGGCGAGACGACTGCCGACGGCGAGTTGCCCGTCAATCTCTCGGGCGGCCTGAAAGCCAAGGGGCACCCGGTCGGCGCGACCGGACTCGCTCAGATCAGCGAGATGACGAAGCTGTTCCGTGGCGATCACGTCAACAGTGACGCCGTGGAAGACGCCGAAGTCGGACTCACGCACAACGCCGGTGGGACAGTGGCTTCAGCTGTCGTGCACGTTCTGGAGGTGGAACAATGA
- a CDS encoding Zn-ribbon domain-containing OB-fold protein produces the protein MSDEVRDDGYDDFMDALEEGEPYYVECANGHASLPPRRLCPECATDDLGEAPLAETGELLTYNVTHVPTPEFADDVPFVLGIAEFGDVRLTGQVRADSEDVEVGDTVSIGTDVSETDGERYIAFDLE, from the coding sequence ATGAGCGACGAAGTCCGTGACGATGGCTACGACGACTTCATGGACGCCTTGGAGGAGGGCGAGCCCTACTACGTCGAATGTGCGAACGGCCACGCTTCACTGCCGCCGCGGCGACTCTGCCCGGAATGTGCAACCGACGACCTCGGTGAGGCACCGCTGGCCGAGACCGGCGAGTTGCTGACGTACAACGTCACGCACGTCCCGACGCCGGAGTTCGCCGACGACGTGCCGTTCGTCCTCGGGATCGCCGAGTTCGGCGACGTCCGCCTGACCGGCCAGGTCCGCGCCGACAGCGAAGACGTGGAGGTCGGCGACACCGTCTCGATCGGTACTGACGTCAGCGAGACTGACGGCGAGCGCTACATCGCGTTCGATCTCGAATAA
- the purH gene encoding bifunctional phosphoribosylaminoimidazolecarboxamide formyltransferase/IMP cyclohydrolase, which produces MKVAGMASNRGRNLMNLADRTPGGAELSVVLTNDADAPVLEKAEERGIPTEVVEHEASESREAHEQRVLDALADYEFDLVALDGYMRILTETFLEETPTTLNVHPALLPAFKGMDVHEDVLEAGVRMTGCTVHVVDESVDDGPIVTQEPVPVREGDTVEDLKERVLYEGEFTAYPRAIQWFAEDRVEIDWEEGTVAIEGDDGGAYPERRLASDDRVRELRYGENPHQDAALYADRTCEEANVVDAPQLNDGAKGMGYNNYNDTDAALNLVKEFDEPACAVIKHTNPAGCAVADSISEAYADALATDPKSAFGGIVALNRECDAATAEQIIESFKEVVVAPGYTDDALDVLFEKDNLRVLDVSNQYEPSETLTEKPIVGGRLVQDRDLQTVTEDDLEVVTEREPTDEQLEAMRFAWQTIKHVKSNAIVFAKGTETVGVGAGQVSRVDAVEIAKMKADSDAEGKDADGAVMASDAFFPFPDGIDAADEAGIEAVIQPGGSVNDDDVIERADELDIAMVFTGSRAFRHD; this is translated from the coding sequence ATGAAGGTAGCCGGAATGGCCTCGAACAGAGGTCGCAACCTCATGAACCTCGCCGACCGCACGCCGGGTGGGGCCGAGTTGTCCGTCGTCCTGACGAACGACGCCGACGCACCGGTCCTGGAGAAAGCCGAAGAGCGCGGAATTCCCACCGAGGTCGTCGAACACGAGGCAAGTGAGTCACGTGAAGCACACGAACAGCGTGTCCTCGATGCACTCGCCGACTACGAGTTCGATCTGGTCGCCCTCGACGGATACATGCGGATCCTGACGGAGACGTTCCTCGAGGAGACACCGACGACACTGAACGTCCATCCCGCGCTCCTGCCTGCGTTTAAGGGCATGGACGTCCACGAGGACGTCCTCGAAGCGGGCGTCAGGATGACGGGCTGTACCGTCCACGTCGTGGACGAGAGCGTCGACGACGGCCCGATCGTCACCCAGGAGCCCGTCCCCGTTCGCGAGGGCGATACCGTCGAGGATCTCAAGGAGCGCGTCCTTTACGAGGGCGAGTTCACAGCCTATCCCCGTGCGATCCAGTGGTTCGCCGAGGATCGCGTCGAAATTGACTGGGAGGAAGGCACGGTCGCCATCGAGGGTGACGACGGCGGGGCCTACCCCGAGCGCCGGCTTGCGAGCGACGACCGTGTCCGGGAGTTGCGCTACGGCGAGAACCCCCATCAGGACGCCGCGCTGTACGCGGATCGAACCTGTGAGGAAGCGAACGTCGTCGACGCCCCCCAGCTCAACGACGGGGCGAAGGGGATGGGGTACAACAACTACAACGACACCGACGCGGCCCTCAACCTCGTCAAGGAATTCGACGAGCCCGCTTGCGCAGTCATCAAGCACACCAACCCGGCGGGCTGTGCGGTCGCCGACTCGATCAGCGAGGCCTACGCCGACGCCCTGGCGACCGATCCCAAGAGCGCCTTCGGCGGCATCGTCGCCCTCAACCGCGAGTGTGACGCCGCGACGGCCGAACAGATCATCGAATCGTTCAAGGAGGTCGTCGTCGCGCCGGGGTACACCGACGACGCGCTGGACGTACTCTTCGAGAAGGACAATCTCCGCGTGCTGGATGTTAGCAACCAGTACGAGCCAAGCGAGACTTTGACTGAGAAACCGATCGTCGGCGGCCGCCTCGTCCAGGATCGGGATCTCCAGACCGTCACCGAGGACGATCTGGAGGTCGTCACTGAACGGGAGCCGACCGACGAACAGCTCGAAGCGATGCGCTTTGCCTGGCAGACGATCAAACACGTCAAGTCCAACGCGATCGTCTTCGCAAAGGGGACAGAAACCGTCGGCGTCGGTGCGGGGCAGGTTTCGCGGGTCGATGCTGTCGAAATCGCGAAGATGAAAGCAGACAGCGACGCCGAGGGCAAGGACGCTGACGGGGCCGTGATGGCCTCAGACGCCTTCTTCCCGTTCCCGGACGGGATCGACGCGGCCGACGAGGCCGGTATCGAGGCAGTCATCCAGCCCGGGGGCAGCGTCAACGACGACGACGTGATCGAGCGCGCCGACGAACTCGACATCGCGATGGTGTTCACCGGCTCGCGTGCGTTCCGACACGACTGA
- a CDS encoding DUF7537 family lipoprotein, which translates to MRKRTIALLALLGLVVLAGCSGETTDTETSIETDGTPTDTFTDTPTPTETDTPTATETETPTETETPDETTEQADPSGLQADVVAAAESVESYHVSANTTIVQEANNQRQEQMINSEGMFDRANERLVMNQTVHVSGITQNISTYFQNGTVYEFSPTYARQYGSEWVTLDPEPGFFTQQDTLARQQTFLANASVSRAGTETIDGIETQVLEADVNETATSAAIAARLGATGSNVEYNVTNVDQHLWIDTDTNQPLRTAFSMNATITQAGQTVDLTMNADMRFTYDGEVSITIPEGAESAVSID; encoded by the coding sequence ATGAGAAAGCGAACGATCGCCCTGCTTGCCCTCCTCGGGCTCGTGGTCCTCGCGGGGTGTAGTGGGGAAACGACTGATACCGAGACGTCGATCGAGACAGACGGAACGCCGACCGACACATTCACCGATACGCCAACGCCGACAGAGACCGACACACCAACGGCGACAGAGACAGAGACGCCGACCGAGACGGAGACGCCCGACGAGACAACGGAGCAAGCGGATCCGTCTGGGTTGCAAGCCGATGTCGTCGCGGCGGCTGAGTCCGTCGAGTCCTATCACGTCTCCGCGAACACGACGATCGTCCAGGAGGCCAACAACCAGCGCCAGGAACAGATGATCAACTCCGAGGGGATGTTCGACCGGGCCAACGAACGACTGGTGATGAATCAAACCGTTCACGTCTCCGGAATAACCCAGAACATCAGTACGTACTTCCAGAACGGGACAGTCTACGAATTCAGTCCGACCTACGCCAGACAATACGGCTCTGAGTGGGTGACGCTCGACCCCGAGCCGGGCTTTTTCACCCAGCAGGACACACTGGCCCGCCAGCAGACGTTCCTCGCTAACGCCTCGGTTTCGAGGGCCGGCACCGAGACGATCGACGGCATCGAGACCCAGGTACTCGAAGCCGACGTCAACGAAACGGCGACGTCGGCCGCCATCGCGGCCCGATTGGGAGCCACGGGCAGCAATGTCGAGTACAACGTGACCAACGTTGACCAGCACCTCTGGATAGACACCGACACGAATCAGCCACTCCGGACAGCGTTCTCGATGAACGCCACCATCACCCAGGCCGGCCAGACGGTCGACCTGACGATGAACGCGGACATGCGGTTTACCTACGACGGCGAGGTCTCGATCACGATTCCCGAGGGTGCCGAATCGGCCGTCTCAATCGACTGA
- the folP gene encoding dihydropteroate synthase, whose product MHYHEAANFLFDLRRFAPRPGTDATRELLAALDDPHESISAVQIAGSNGKGSTARMLEAVLREAGLDVGLYTSPHLDDVRERVRVNGRKIPKAALVEFIEEVEPYATDRAAAGDSPTFFETLTALAFWEFDRQNVDVAILEVGIGGRYDATSVVDPIASAVTSVTLEHTDLLGDTVDEIARDKAAVAPADAPLVTAATGDALAAIHDEVEDVIRIGSPDEDADLTVEHGGRDGIESPITLSGQGLDVETRLPLLGEHQARNAGVAAALARQVADVTDETLATGLRRAHWPGRFEVLDREPLVVLDGAHNPGGCERVAETLDTFEYDELHLVVGAMCDKDHHGIADALPAPDHVTATHPDVDRAEDEQVVAHAFESETAAEVQTRSDVAGALADTLDAAGPDDAVLVSGSLYAVREARTRWTRPNVPKRVESIADAEDVLEGSHVTEAGTWRMRGKGVHRVLKTRVQPRQAQYLKEELLSLGGECAVSGLGDQDREHVDAVMMGTLAQFKRLAGKLDGQPYGLSPFADEIRESLEIGVAPDERGYPWEDGTAVMGILNVTPDSFHDGGEHNAADEAVERAEEMIDAGVDIVDVGGESTRPGADPVPAEKERDRVVPVIERLASEDMTISIDTRKVPVAEAALEAGADILNDVTGLDDPAMAHLAAEHDVPIVVMHSIDTPVDPDHDVHYDDVVEDVIEELTERVLLAEKAGLDRSQILVDPGLGFGKTDAENFEVLDRLGEFEALGCPLLVGHSHKSMFEMIDRGPDERYEPTVAATALAAERGADVIRVHDVAANVAAVDVVEAADDPGSFDG is encoded by the coding sequence ATGCACTATCACGAGGCCGCAAACTTTCTCTTCGATCTGCGGCGGTTTGCCCCCAGACCGGGGACTGACGCCACTCGCGAGTTACTTGCGGCACTGGACGATCCACACGAGTCGATCTCGGCCGTCCAGATCGCAGGGTCGAACGGCAAAGGCTCGACCGCACGGATGCTCGAAGCCGTCCTCAGAGAGGCGGGCCTCGACGTGGGGCTGTACACCTCGCCGCATCTCGACGACGTTCGCGAGCGCGTCCGGGTGAATGGCCGGAAGATTCCGAAAGCGGCGCTCGTCGAATTCATCGAGGAAGTCGAGCCCTACGCCACCGACCGGGCCGCCGCCGGCGACTCGCCGACGTTCTTCGAGACGCTGACCGCGCTGGCGTTCTGGGAGTTCGACCGCCAGAACGTCGACGTCGCCATCCTCGAAGTGGGGATCGGGGGACGCTACGACGCCACGAGCGTCGTCGACCCGATCGCGAGCGCCGTCACGAGCGTGACGCTCGAACACACCGACCTCCTGGGCGATACCGTCGACGAGATCGCCCGGGACAAGGCTGCCGTCGCCCCCGCGGACGCGCCGCTCGTGACCGCCGCGACCGGCGACGCGCTGGCAGCCATCCACGACGAAGTCGAGGACGTCATTCGTATAGGGAGCCCGGACGAGGACGCCGACCTGACGGTCGAGCACGGGGGACGCGACGGGATCGAGAGTCCGATCACGCTGTCCGGACAGGGGTTGGACGTCGAGACGCGACTCCCACTGCTGGGCGAGCATCAGGCACGCAACGCCGGTGTCGCGGCCGCCCTCGCACGACAGGTCGCCGATGTGACTGACGAAACACTTGCTACCGGCCTGCGTCGCGCCCACTGGCCGGGCCGGTTCGAGGTGCTGGATCGCGAGCCGCTGGTCGTCCTCGACGGCGCTCACAATCCCGGCGGCTGCGAACGCGTCGCCGAGACGCTCGACACCTTCGAGTACGACGAGTTGCACCTGGTCGTCGGCGCGATGTGTGACAAGGACCACCACGGCATCGCGGACGCGCTGCCGGCCCCCGATCACGTCACCGCCACCCACCCAGACGTCGACCGCGCCGAGGACGAGCAGGTAGTCGCCCACGCTTTCGAGTCCGAGACGGCTGCGGAGGTCCAGACGCGCTCGGACGTCGCGGGCGCGCTCGCAGATACGCTCGACGCAGCCGGGCCGGACGACGCCGTGCTCGTCTCGGGATCGCTCTATGCCGTCCGGGAGGCCCGAACGCGCTGGACACGGCCGAACGTCCCCAAGCGCGTCGAATCCATCGCGGACGCCGAGGATGTCCTCGAGGGATCCCACGTCACCGAGGCCGGCACCTGGCGGATGCGCGGCAAGGGCGTCCACCGCGTGCTCAAGACCCGCGTCCAGCCACGGCAGGCCCAGTATCTCAAGGAGGAACTGCTCTCACTCGGCGGGGAGTGTGCCGTTTCCGGCCTCGGGGACCAGGATCGCGAGCACGTCGACGCCGTCATGATGGGCACGCTCGCGCAGTTCAAGCGCCTCGCCGGGAAACTCGACGGCCAGCCCTACGGCCTCTCGCCCTTTGCCGACGAGATCAGAGAATCCCTCGAGATCGGCGTCGCCCCGGACGAGCGTGGATACCCCTGGGAGGACGGCACCGCGGTCATGGGCATCCTGAACGTCACGCCCGACAGCTTCCACGACGGCGGCGAGCACAACGCCGCCGACGAGGCGGTCGAGCGCGCCGAGGAGATGATCGATGCGGGCGTCGACATCGTCGACGTCGGCGGTGAGAGCACCCGCCCCGGGGCCGATCCGGTCCCCGCCGAGAAGGAACGCGATCGGGTCGTTCCAGTGATCGAGCGGCTCGCAAGCGAGGACATGACTATCTCGATCGACACGCGGAAGGTTCCCGTCGCCGAGGCCGCCCTGGAAGCCGGCGCGGACATCCTCAACGACGTCACCGGCCTCGACGACCCGGCGATGGCTCACCTCGCCGCCGAACACGACGTCCCCATCGTCGTCATGCACTCGATCGACACGCCGGTCGATCCAGACCACGACGTCCACTACGACGACGTCGTCGAGGACGTCATCGAGGAATTGACCGAGCGCGTCCTGCTGGCCGAGAAGGCCGGCCTGGATCGCTCACAGATCCTCGTCGACCCCGGCCTGGGCTTCGGGAAAACCGACGCCGAGAACTTCGAGGTTCTGGATCGCCTGGGGGAGTTCGAGGCGCTCGGCTGTCCGTTGCTGGTCGGCCACTCGCACAAGTCGATGTTCGAGATGATCGATCGAGGCCCGGATGAGCGTTACGAGCCCACGGTGGCGGCGACGGCACTCGCCGCGGAGCGCGGTGCGGACGTGATCCGGGTGCACGACGTGGCGGCGAACGTCGCAGCGGTCGACGTCGTTGAGGCGGCCGACGATCCGGGTTCGTTTGACGGCTAG
- a CDS encoding glycosyltransferase family 4 protein — MRVAFVSMRTARHRDTDGNRRLERLAGSLADRGHDVTVFCAAWWDDPADRREVDGLTYRAVTVSPARASFAARLPIVLARYRPDVIHARLYPLAGVFAASAGGTLARTPLVIDYYGDEGLSESRLLRQAFREATTVITPSELVRTRVREQGIPDQRTTVIPDAIDFSLVSETVPAEETDVAFAHRLDDSANVESLLLALAELRNRDWSATIIGDGPLRADYERQAADLRIDDRITFAGECSRAERLAIYRGAHTFVQTAYREHFARELLWALAAGCVGIVEYQAESSAHELIENHPRSFHVTDPQELADAIVSAGDIERRTIDDAFESYDNDAVLESYLDLYRRVQASHGLF, encoded by the coding sequence ATGCGGGTCGCCTTTGTCTCGATGCGGACCGCCCGTCATCGGGACACGGATGGGAACCGTCGCCTGGAGCGTCTCGCAGGCAGCCTCGCCGACCGCGGCCACGACGTGACCGTCTTCTGTGCGGCCTGGTGGGACGACCCGGCCGACCGCCGGGAGGTAGACGGACTCACCTACCGCGCGGTGACCGTCTCGCCCGCTCGCGCCTCCTTCGCCGCACGGCTTCCCATCGTGCTGGCTCGCTATCGCCCGGACGTGATTCACGCCCGTCTGTATCCACTGGCGGGGGTGTTCGCCGCAAGCGCGGGTGGGACGCTCGCGCGTACACCGCTGGTGATCGACTATTACGGTGACGAGGGGCTCTCGGAGTCTCGCCTTCTCAGACAGGCGTTCCGTGAGGCAACGACGGTGATCACGCCGTCGGAACTCGTCAGGACCCGCGTCCGGGAGCAGGGAATCCCGGACCAACGAACGACGGTGATTCCGGACGCGATCGACTTCTCGCTGGTTTCCGAGACGGTGCCTGCCGAGGAGACCGACGTCGCCTTCGCCCACCGACTCGACGACTCGGCCAACGTCGAGAGCCTGTTGCTCGCGCTGGCGGAATTGCGCAATCGAGACTGGAGCGCGACGATCATCGGCGATGGGCCGCTCAGGGCGGACTACGAACGCCAGGCCGCGGACCTCCGGATCGACGACCGGATCACCTTCGCCGGCGAGTGCTCGCGCGCCGAACGCCTCGCGATCTACCGCGGTGCCCACACGTTCGTCCAGACCGCCTATCGCGAACACTTCGCCCGCGAGTTGCTCTGGGCGCTCGCGGCAGGGTGCGTCGGTATCGTCGAGTACCAGGCCGAATCGAGTGCGCACGAGTTGATCGAGAACCATCCGCGGAGTTTCCACGTGACCGATCCTCAGGAACTCGCCGACGCGATCGTCTCGGCCGGCGACATCGAGCGCCGGACGATCGACGACGCCTTCGAATCCTACGACAACGACGCCGTCCTGGAGTCGTATCTCGACCTCTATCGCCGGGTCCAGGCATCACACGGGCTGTTTTGA
- a CDS encoding NAD(P)-dependent glycerol-1-phosphate dehydrogenase — MFEKSTWIRLPRNVLVGHDVLDRTVEAVEELHLTGRPLIVTGEIPREVAGNAVRQQFADRGHEPAEVLVDEASFAAVQRVIDAAEEANVDYLIGVGGGKPIDLTKMAADELGVGFVSVPTAASHDGIVSGRASVPEDGTRHSVAANPPVAVVADTGILADAPWRLTTAGCADIISNYTAVKDWQLAQRLQNVYYSEYSGALARMTAELLVERADSIKQGLEESAWVVVKALVSSGVAMSIAGSSRPASGAEHLFSHQLDRLVPDAALHGHQVGVGSIMVEYLHSGENGEWRDIRDALAAIGAPTTADELGIDEATVIEALTTAHEIRDRYTILGNGMSEPAAREAAEVTGVI, encoded by the coding sequence ATGTTCGAGAAGTCGACGTGGATCCGCCTGCCACGGAACGTCCTCGTCGGGCACGACGTCCTCGATCGGACTGTCGAGGCAGTCGAGGAACTCCACCTTACGGGCAGACCGCTGATCGTGACCGGCGAGATTCCGCGGGAAGTGGCCGGTAACGCCGTCCGCCAGCAGTTCGCGGACCGCGGCCACGAGCCGGCGGAGGTTCTCGTCGACGAGGCGAGTTTCGCGGCCGTCCAGCGCGTCATCGACGCCGCTGAGGAGGCGAACGTCGATTATCTGATCGGCGTCGGCGGGGGGAAACCGATCGATCTCACGAAGATGGCTGCCGACGAACTCGGCGTCGGGTTTGTCTCGGTCCCGACGGCCGCCAGCCACGACGGGATCGTCAGCGGGCGCGCGTCAGTCCCCGAAGACGGGACTCGCCACAGCGTCGCGGCGAACCCGCCAGTCGCTGTCGTGGCCGACACTGGCATTCTCGCGGACGCCCCCTGGCGGCTCACGACAGCAGGCTGTGCGGACATCATCTCGAATTACACGGCCGTCAAGGACTGGCAACTCGCCCAGCGCCTTCAGAACGTCTACTACTCGGAGTACTCGGGTGCGCTTGCACGGATGACTGCCGAACTCCTCGTCGAGCGTGCTGACTCCATCAAACAGGGGTTAGAGGAGTCCGCCTGGGTCGTCGTGAAGGCACTGGTCTCCTCGGGCGTCGCCATGTCGATCGCCGGCAGTTCCCGACCGGCCTCGGGTGCCGAGCACCTCTTCTCCCACCAACTCGACCGGCTGGTCCCGGACGCCGCGTTGCACGGCCACCAGGTCGGCGTCGGCTCGATCATGGTCGAGTACCTCCACAGCGGCGAGAACGGCGAATGGCGCGATATTCGGGATGCCCTGGCGGCTATCGGTGCGCCGACGACCGCCGACGAACTCGGCATCGACGAGGCGACCGTGATCGAGGCGCTCACCACTGCCCACGAGATCCGCGACCGATATACGATCCTCGGCAATGGGATGAGCGAACCCGCTGCCCGCGAGGCGGCCGAAGTCACTGGCGTCATCTGA